Proteins encoded together in one Amblyomma americanum isolate KBUSLIRL-KWMA chromosome 1, ASM5285725v1, whole genome shotgun sequence window:
- the LOC144112989 gene encoding uncharacterized protein LOC144112989, producing the protein MAAARIQRWAHHLGAYRYLLQYAPGRQMLNADALSRLPQQSPQADPSALPGPKENNYDLLPLLLSEVYARNYGAGSIWTPCHVETTSGARMVTVETSDGVVQRHVCQVRPRPEAPRDNPAVTTATTHCSAPDQATQLQHPETVSPDEGISARRTPNGTGSPDLPAPDIPVAPLNTGVAQQTLRRSTREHKPVQRFHF; encoded by the exons ATGGCCGCCGCTCGGATACAACGTTGGGCGCACCACCTGGGAGCCTACCGGTACCTGCTACAGTACGCACCAGGACGACAGATGCTGAACGCTGACGCCCTGAGCCGACTTCCGCAGCAATCTCCTCAAGCTGAC CCTTCAGCACTTCCGGGACCAAAAGAGAACAATTATGACTTGCTGCCACTACTTCTAAGTGAGGTGTATGCCCGCAATTACGGTGCGGGGAGTATCTGGACGCCTTGCCATGTGGAGACGACGTCTGGAGCGCGAATGGTGACCGTGGAAACATCGGACGGAGTCGTCCAGCGGCACGTGTGCCAGGTCCGCCCGCGACCAGAAGCACCAAGGGATAACCCGGCAGTAACTACAGCCACCACACATTGCAGTGCGCCAGACCAAGCAACACAACTACAGCATCCAGAAACAGTGAGCCCGGATGAAGGCATTTCAGCTCGGCGCACCCCAAATGGCACCGGTTCCCCAGATCTTCCGGCACCAGATATTCCGGTGGCCCCGTTGAATACAGGTGTCGCCCAACAAAC tctgaGACGCTCAACGAGAGAACACAAGCCAGTGCAACGTTTTCATTTCTGA